The following proteins are encoded in a genomic region of Lachnospiraceae bacterium KM106-2:
- a CDS encoding glycogen synthase, ADP-glucose transglucosylase, with translation MKKILFVASECVPFIKTGGLADVVGSLPKYFDKEKYDVRVMIPKYLCIPEEFRNQMTYKTHFYMNLAWRSQYVGVLEMEYEGIKFYFIDNEYYFAGFKPYGNIYEDVEKFAFFSRACLSALPLIDFRPDIIHCHDWQTGLLPVYLHDTFAVGEFYRGIKTIMTIHNLKFQGIWDLKTIQDITGLAKYFFTPDKLEAYGDANYLKGGLVYADYITTVSETYAEEIKTPFFGEHLDGLIRARSNNLVGIVNGLDYNEYDPSTDPLIYKNYNPITFRKEKPKNKRALQQELGLEVDDKKFMIGIVSRLTDQKGLDLIDCVIEEICSEDTQLVVLGTGEERYENLFRHFAWKYSNRVSANIFYSNERSHKIYAACDAFLMPSLFEPCGLSQLMSLRYGTVPIVRETGGLKDTVLPYNQYESTGTGFSFSNYNAHEMLAAIRYAKYVYYNKKREWNKLIDRGMAMDFSWNHSCKKYEELYDRI, from the coding sequence ATGAAAAAGATTTTATTCGTGGCCTCAGAATGTGTACCATTTATTAAAACTGGAGGTTTAGCAGATGTAGTTGGATCATTACCGAAATATTTCGATAAAGAAAAGTATGATGTAAGAGTGATGATTCCAAAATATCTGTGTATCCCGGAAGAATTTCGTAATCAGATGACATACAAAACACATTTTTATATGAATTTGGCATGGAGAAGCCAGTATGTAGGCGTTCTGGAGATGGAATACGAAGGAATCAAGTTTTATTTTATCGATAATGAGTACTATTTTGCAGGGTTCAAACCATATGGAAATATTTACGAGGATGTTGAGAAATTTGCATTTTTCTCAAGAGCATGTCTTTCGGCATTACCATTAATTGATTTTAGACCAGATATTATTCATTGCCACGATTGGCAGACTGGATTGCTTCCAGTATATCTTCATGATACTTTTGCAGTCGGTGAATTTTATCGAGGAATCAAGACGATTATGACAATACATAATTTGAAGTTCCAGGGAATATGGGATCTAAAGACAATACAGGATATTACAGGATTAGCAAAATACTTTTTCACACCAGATAAATTAGAAGCATATGGGGATGCTAATTATTTAAAAGGTGGTTTAGTCTACGCAGATTATATAACAACAGTTAGCGAAACTTATGCAGAAGAAATTAAAACTCCATTTTTCGGAGAACATCTAGATGGATTGATTCGAGCAAGATCAAATAATCTAGTGGGTATTGTAAATGGATTAGATTATAATGAGTATGATCCTAGTACAGATCCATTGATTTATAAGAATTATAATCCGATCACCTTTAGAAAAGAGAAACCAAAAAACAAACGTGCACTTCAACAAGAATTAGGATTAGAAGTAGACGATAAGAAGTTTATGATCGGAATTGTATCTAGGTTGACTGATCAAAAAGGGTTAGATTTAATCGATTGTGTAATTGAAGAGATTTGTTCAGAGGATACTCAGCTTGTTGTACTGGGTACCGGTGAAGAAAGATATGAGAATCTGTTCCGTCATTTTGCATGGAAATATAGTAATCGTGTATCAGCAAATATCTTTTACTCCAACGAAAGATCACATAAGATCTATGCGGCATGTGATGCATTTTTAATGCCTTCTTTATTTGAACCATGTGGTTTAAGCCAGTTAATGAGTTTACGATATGGAACGGTACCAATTGTCAGAGAGACTGGTGGTCTAAAAGATACAGTACTTCCTTATAATCAATATGAGAGTACTGGTACTGGATTTTCGTTCAGCAATTATAATGCGCATGAAATGTTAGCTGCGATCCGGTACGCAAAATATGTGTATTATAATAAAAAGAGAGAATGGAATAAATTGATCGATCGTGGAATGGCCATGGACTTCTCATGGAATCATTCTTGTAAGAAATATGAAGAACTCTATGATCGAATTTAA
- a CDS encoding sodium-dependent phosphate transporter produces MTIQHVETIFKFFGGLGMFIYGMNVMADGLQKTAGNKMKQLLGFLTNNRFLAVLVGALVTAIIQSSSATTVMVVGFVNAGLVNLGQAVGVIMGANIGTTITSWLVSLNEWQWGQMLKPEFLAPLFIGIGAFTMMFAKKERKKEVGEILVGFGVLFIGLSFMSGAIKPYSSSPVFLNAFRVLGKNPILGIATGAIVTAIIQSSSASVGILQTLALSGMVTWNSAVYITLGQNIGTCITAILSSTGANKTAKRAAAIHLIFNMLGAVIFGVIMFAIFAFNSQFAGARINSVQISIFHTVFNITNTILLFPFANALVKLSGMIIKDSDENVSEDDEVKLALNHLDNRILESPSFAVENVVKEVVHVGEVTLDNAKLAVESMLENDKEKAAKVFETEKTIDKLVKIITEYLVKISNLSITEKQSIVVNHMFYTISNIERVGDHAENMAELAVEKIDHSISFSSDAQKEMKDLCEVAIKSFENAIEARKTENVEYIRNVVKLEDMVDTLEDDLREKHIQRLSQNKCNSESGVIFIDALTNLERISDHSLNIANYVKDEM; encoded by the coding sequence ATGACAATTCAACATGTAGAAACCATATTTAAGTTTTTCGGTGGATTAGGAATGTTTATTTATGGTATGAATGTCATGGCTGATGGACTTCAGAAAACAGCAGGAAATAAGATGAAGCAATTACTTGGCTTCTTAACTAATAATCGTTTCTTAGCAGTTTTAGTCGGCGCATTAGTAACAGCCATCATTCAAAGTAGTTCTGCGACTACAGTTATGGTAGTTGGGTTTGTAAATGCTGGACTCGTTAATTTAGGACAAGCAGTTGGTGTTATTATGGGTGCAAATATTGGTACCACTATCACATCCTGGCTTGTATCATTAAATGAGTGGCAATGGGGGCAGATGCTAAAACCAGAATTTTTAGCACCATTATTTATTGGAATTGGCGCATTTACAATGATGTTTGCCAAAAAAGAGCGTAAAAAAGAAGTAGGGGAAATATTAGTCGGATTTGGTGTTTTATTTATCGGATTAAGTTTTATGAGCGGGGCAATTAAACCTTACTCATCATCACCAGTCTTCTTAAACGCATTCCGTGTATTAGGAAAGAATCCTATTTTAGGTATTGCAACTGGTGCAATCGTAACAGCTATCATTCAAAGTTCTTCTGCATCTGTAGGTATCTTACAGACATTAGCGCTTAGTGGTATGGTAACATGGAATTCAGCTGTTTATATTACTTTAGGACAAAATATTGGTACTTGTATCACAGCAATTCTTTCAAGTACAGGAGCAAATAAAACAGCAAAACGTGCTGCAGCAATTCATTTGATCTTCAATATGCTTGGAGCTGTTATCTTTGGGGTTATTATGTTTGCAATCTTTGCATTTAATAGTCAATTTGCAGGCGCTAGAATCAATTCCGTACAGATTTCAATTTTCCATACGGTATTTAATATTACGAATACAATCTTGTTATTCCCATTTGCTAATGCATTGGTAAAATTATCTGGTATGATCATTAAAGATAGCGATGAAAATGTTTCTGAAGATGATGAAGTTAAATTAGCTCTTAATCACTTAGATAATCGTATCTTAGAATCTCCATCTTTTGCCGTTGAAAATGTTGTAAAAGAAGTAGTGCATGTCGGAGAGGTTACATTAGATAACGCAAAGCTAGCTGTAGAATCTATGCTTGAAAATGATAAAGAGAAAGCAGCGAAAGTCTTTGAGACTGAGAAAACAATCGATAAGTTGGTAAAGATAATTACAGAATATCTTGTCAAAATTAGCAATCTATCCATTACAGAAAAACAATCTATTGTTGTGAATCATATGTTCTATACAATTAGTAATATAGAAAGAGTCGGGGATCATGCAGAAAATATGGCAGAACTTGCTGTCGAAAAGATTGATCATAGCATAAGCTTTTCTAGTGATGCGCAAAAAGAAATGAAAGATTTATGCGAAGTAGCAATTAAATCTTTTGAAAATGCGATCGAAGCTAGAAAGACAGAAAATGTTGAGTATATTCGTAATGTGGTAAAATTAGAAGATATGGTAGATACGTTAGAAGATGATTTGAGAGAAAAACATATTCAAAGACTTTCTCAAAACAAATGTAATTCTGAATCAGGTGTCATTTTTATCGATGCTTTGACGAATTTAGAGCGTATTTCCGACCATTCTTTAAATATCGCAAATTATGTTAAAGATGAGATGTAA
- a CDS encoding stage 0 sporulation two-component response regulator, translating into MAKINVAIVDDNERMVSLLSDIMKEDTDIDVVGTAANGVDALSIIKDKKPDVVLLDLIMPKLDGLGVMEKVRNSNEYKKAPTFIVITAIGQEGVTENAFELGASYYIMKPFDNNMILTRIKQIKGDLHTKLVEPLKATSFENKAVYMERNLESDVTNIIHEIGVPAHIKGYQYLRDAIMMSVNDSEMLNSITKLLYPSIAKRHKTTPSRVERAIRHAIEVAWSRGKMDTIDDLFGYTVNNGKGKPTNSEFVALIADKIRLEYKMRT; encoded by the coding sequence ATGGCAAAGATTAATGTTGCAATTGTCGATGATAACGAAAGAATGGTCAGTCTACTTAGCGATATTATGAAAGAAGACACAGACATCGATGTTGTTGGTACTGCAGCCAACGGAGTAGATGCACTTTCAATTATTAAAGATAAAAAACCAGATGTTGTACTTTTAGATTTGATTATGCCAAAACTTGACGGTCTCGGTGTAATGGAGAAAGTACGTAATAGCAATGAGTACAAGAAAGCTCCTACATTCATTGTAATAACTGCAATTGGTCAAGAGGGCGTTACAGAGAATGCATTTGAGTTAGGCGCAAGTTACTATATAATGAAACCATTCGACAATAACATGATTCTAACAAGAATCAAACAAATTAAAGGTGATCTACATACAAAATTAGTAGAACCATTAAAGGCTACTTCTTTTGAAAATAAAGCTGTTTATATGGAAAGAAATCTTGAATCAGATGTTACCAACATCATTCATGAAATTGGAGTTCCAGCACATATTAAAGGGTATCAGTACTTAAGAGATGCAATTATGATGTCAGTCAATGATAGTGAAATGTTAAATTCTATTACGAAGCTATTATATCCATCGATTGCAAAACGTCACAAAACTACTCCTAGTAGAGTAGAGAGAGCAATCCGTCATGCCATTGAGGTTGCATGGAGCCGAGGTAAGATGGACACCATCGATGACCTGTTTGGATATACTGTGAATAACGGGAAAGGCAAACCAACTAACTCTGAATTTGTTGCGTTAATTGCTGACAAGATTAGACTAGAATATAAAATGCGTACTTGA